From one Planktothrix agardhii NIES-204 genomic stretch:
- a CDS encoding pentapeptide repeat-containing protein yields the protein MKPPETSANSILMSTRELLDRYAAGKRGFIGVNLQCADLRGAVLKGILLWQANLKSANLSGADLSNAHLFANLIQTNLSGADLSSAKLIYADLRKADLTRAKLFKTNLKGADLRGADLRGAKLIYTNLDGANLKGANLKGVILFAVNLNQANLVGTDLSETTLIKTDTRYTILSESEENQDIKY from the coding sequence ATGAAGCCACCTGAAACCAGTGCCAATTCTATATTAATGAGTACCCGGGAATTATTGGATCGTTATGCTGCTGGAAAACGGGGTTTTATTGGTGTGAATTTACAATGTGCTGATTTAAGGGGGGCTGTATTAAAAGGGATTTTATTGTGGCAAGCTAATCTCAAGTCCGCTAATTTAAGTGGGGCTGATTTAAGTAATGCCCATTTATTTGCTAACTTAATTCAAACGAATTTAAGTGGCGCTGACCTATCGAGTGCCAAATTGATTTATGCAGATTTAAGAAAGGCGGATTTAACCCGTGCTAAGTTATTCAAAACTAATTTGAAAGGGGCGGATTTAAGGGGGGCGGATTTAAGAGGGGCTAAGTTAATTTATACTAATTTGGATGGAGCTAATTTAAAAGGTGCTAATTTAAAAGGGGTAATTTTATTTGCTGTTAATTTGAATCAAGCGAATTTAGTGGGAACTGATTTGAGCGAAACTACACTAATTAAAACTGATACTAGGTATACAATTTTATCGGAATCTGAGGAAAATCAAGATATAAAATATTAA
- a CDS encoding putative ABC transporter substrate-binding protein — protein sequence MSGVRVGLLHSLSGAMAYRERPLLETELMTIAQINDQGGVLGQIIEPVIEDGASDCFTFEQKAQKLIQQDGVTTLFGCWTTASRHAVRPVLEAFNAQLWYPASYEGLENCSQIFYTGFCANQQVELTINWLLRNQKTRCYLLGWDQVFSYTLNKLMKVHLKHYGGEVVGEAYLPSSTMDFEAIITRIRQAQPDIIINTLRGDRNLSFYRQFYESGIKASDLPILATSLSESEVQKLQEAAVGHFSCFHYFQSLNTPENHQFVQVFKRFYGEERVINNSMATAHTQIYLWKQAVELAESFDVERVKIAAYGQCFVSPGGLVRLEPNHHVAKVCRIGQVLPNQEFEVLYTSEKLIKPLPWLGFNEDNFNASGIVFELLSEVSQGIERAEQLEQKSIELEATKAQLQQEIETRKQFELALQKANEQLEKKVAERTAALKESNDNLVQEIVQHQRSENALRMATDQLQTVLEAVPGTVSWIDSDLCYIEVNQRLANMLNLPRERFIGQHIGFLGTSSEFQDFVQDLFDSPEIDAYREVRNQVNGEWRHYLIVAQKYNYNRAAFVVGIDITERKQAEESLRNAKNQLQTVLEAVPGTVSWIDSDLCYIEVNQRLANMLNLPRERFVGQHIGFLGTSSEFQDFVQDLFNSPEIDAYREVRNQVNGEWRHYLIVAQKYNHNQAAFVVGIDITDRKQAEESLRNAKNQLQTVLEAVPGTVSWINSDLRYIEVNQRLADMFGMPRETFIDQHIGFLGNHSGFTQFIEDLFNSYAIDAFQEVAFFLHNKLRYYLIVAQKYNDNQAAFVVGIDITERREAEAALRLSQDQLEAVLDVVPGTVSWISSDLRYLGVNRYLASTFDLQPEDFVNQDIGFLKASFEFNDFVRNFFDYPEKDSYQEVMSVIQGKPRNYLIVAHKYNQNQAAFFVGIDITERKQAEEALKQAEANYRSIFENAVEGIFQTTPTGIYLSANPALARIYGYQSPEELIQNITNIQDQLYVQPQRRQQFVKLLAEQGAIVGFESQIRRLDGQLTWISENAFAVRDEAGNLLHYEGTVEDINERKQAEAALQRAMEQLEIRVEERTAALREANHQLVREVAERTRIENALRESEAELRALFAAMTDVITVFDSEGRYKKIVTTNSEVLYSPTEELLGKTVFEVFPASHATLFYNQIQEVLNTKQTLNIEYSLVSAEYKPGHPGTNSSPLNPGDEVWFAAMVSPMPDNCVIWVARNTTERRRVLEALQAEREKSERLLLNILPPSIAEQLKQNQHSIAERFEQATIMFADIVDFTGFSARISPSELVNFLNQVFSAFDELAEKHHLEKIKTIGDSYMVAGGLPTPRHDHVEAMAEMALDMQAEIRRFQGQMGQSCNLRIGINTGPVVAGVIGTKKFIYDLWGDAVNIASRMESQGEVGKIQVTATTKNLLNGKYDFEERGLIDVKGRGEMLTYWLTKRRLV from the coding sequence ATGTCAGGTGTACGAGTCGGGTTACTGCATTCTCTAAGTGGAGCGATGGCCTATAGGGAAAGACCATTGCTAGAAACTGAATTAATGACCATTGCCCAAATTAATGATCAGGGGGGGGTTTTAGGGCAAATCATTGAACCCGTTATTGAAGATGGTGCTTCAGACTGCTTCACCTTTGAACAAAAAGCCCAAAAATTAATTCAACAGGATGGTGTCACGACCCTTTTTGGCTGTTGGACGACTGCAAGTCGTCACGCCGTTAGACCGGTGCTTGAAGCCTTTAATGCTCAACTTTGGTATCCGGCTTCCTACGAAGGGTTAGAAAATTGTAGCCAAATTTTCTACACAGGATTTTGTGCGAATCAGCAAGTAGAATTAACTATTAATTGGTTATTGCGAAACCAGAAAACTCGATGTTATTTATTGGGTTGGGATCAGGTGTTTTCCTATACCCTAAATAAACTGATGAAAGTCCACCTCAAACATTATGGTGGGGAGGTAGTTGGAGAAGCATATCTTCCATCTTCAACAATGGATTTTGAAGCGATTATTACTCGGATTCGACAGGCACAACCGGATATTATTATTAATACTCTCAGAGGCGATCGCAATTTAAGTTTTTATCGCCAATTTTATGAAAGTGGAATTAAGGCTTCTGATTTACCAATTTTAGCAACCTCTCTCTCGGAATCTGAAGTACAAAAACTTCAAGAGGCTGCCGTTGGTCACTTCAGTTGTTTTCATTATTTTCAAAGTTTAAATACCCCAGAAAATCATCAATTTGTTCAAGTATTTAAACGCTTTTATGGAGAAGAACGGGTTATTAATAACTCTATGGCAACCGCCCATACTCAAATTTATCTCTGGAAACAAGCCGTTGAATTAGCTGAATCTTTTGATGTAGAACGGGTGAAAATTGCAGCCTATGGACAGTGTTTTGTGTCTCCTGGAGGGTTAGTCCGTCTAGAACCAAATCATCATGTTGCTAAGGTTTGTCGCATTGGTCAGGTATTACCAAATCAGGAATTTGAGGTTTTATATACCAGTGAAAAACTGATTAAACCTTTGCCTTGGTTGGGGTTTAATGAAGATAATTTTAATGCCTCTGGTATTGTTTTTGAGTTGTTATCTGAAGTGAGTCAAGGCATTGAAAGAGCCGAACAATTGGAACAAAAATCGATTGAACTGGAAGCAACAAAGGCACAACTCCAGCAGGAAATTGAAACTCGCAAACAGTTTGAATTAGCACTTCAAAAAGCTAATGAACAATTAGAAAAAAAGGTAGCAGAACGCACCGCTGCATTAAAAGAATCAAATGATAATTTAGTCCAAGAAATTGTCCAGCATCAACGATCAGAAAATGCTCTTCGCATGGCTACAGATCAACTACAAACGGTCTTAGAAGCAGTTCCGGGAACGGTTTCTTGGATTGACTCAGATTTGTGTTATATCGAAGTGAATCAACGATTAGCCAATATGCTTAACCTTCCTAGGGAGCGTTTTATCGGTCAACATATTGGATTTTTAGGAACCAGTTCGGAATTCCAAGATTTTGTTCAAGATTTATTTGATAGTCCTGAAATTGACGCCTATCGAGAAGTCAGAAATCAGGTGAATGGGGAATGGCGACACTATTTAATTGTGGCCCAAAAATATAATTATAATCGAGCAGCTTTTGTAGTCGGAATTGATATCACCGAACGCAAACAAGCTGAAGAATCTTTAAGAAATGCTAAAAATCAACTACAAACGGTCTTAGAAGCAGTTCCGGGAACGGTTTCTTGGATTGACTCAGATTTGTGTTATATCGAAGTGAATCAACGATTAGCCAATATGCTTAACCTTCCTAGGGAGCGTTTTGTCGGTCAACATATTGGATTTTTAGGAACCAGTTCGGAATTCCAAGATTTTGTTCAAGATTTATTTAATAGTCCTGAAATTGACGCCTATCGAGAAGTCAGAAATCAGGTGAATGGAGAATGGCGACACTATTTAATTGTGGCTCAAAAATACAATCATAATCAGGCGGCTTTTGTGGTCGGAATTGACATTACTGATCGCAAACAGGCTGAAGAATCTTTGAGAAATGCTAAGAATCAATTGCAAACAGTATTAGAAGCGGTTCCGGGGACAGTTTCTTGGATTAATTCAGACCTACGTTATATCGAAGTTAATCAACGGTTGGCAGATATGTTTGGGATGCCAAGGGAAACTTTTATTGATCAACATATTGGTTTTTTAGGCAATCATTCGGGGTTTACTCAATTCATCGAGGATTTATTTAATAGTTACGCTATTGATGCCTTTCAAGAGGTAGCATTTTTCCTGCATAACAAGTTACGATATTATTTAATTGTGGCTCAAAAATATAATGATAATCAAGCGGCCTTTGTGGTCGGAATTGATATTACAGAACGCCGGGAAGCTGAAGCAGCACTAAGATTAAGCCAAGACCAATTAGAAGCGGTATTAGATGTGGTTCCAGGTACGGTTTCTTGGATTAGTTCGGATTTACGTTATTTGGGAGTCAATCGTTATTTGGCATCAACTTTTGACCTCCAACCTGAAGATTTTGTTAATCAAGATATTGGGTTTTTGAAAGCTAGTTTTGAGTTTAATGATTTTGTCCGAAACTTTTTTGATTATCCCGAAAAAGACTCCTATCAAGAAGTCATGTCTGTAATTCAAGGCAAACCTCGGAATTATTTAATTGTTGCCCATAAATATAATCAAAATCAAGCCGCTTTCTTTGTGGGAATCGATATTACCGAACGGAAACAAGCGGAAGAAGCGTTAAAACAAGCTGAAGCTAACTATAGGAGTATTTTTGAGAATGCGGTTGAAGGCATATTTCAAACCACACCCACGGGGATTTATTTAAGTGCAAATCCAGCTTTAGCTCGAATTTACGGTTATCAATCTCCTGAAGAATTAATCCAGAATATAACCAATATTCAAGACCAACTCTATGTTCAACCCCAACGTCGCCAACAGTTTGTTAAACTATTGGCAGAACAGGGGGCAATTGTTGGTTTTGAATCTCAAATCCGACGCTTAGACGGACAGTTAACTTGGATTTCAGAAAATGCTTTTGCTGTCCGAGATGAAGCTGGAAACCTACTCCATTATGAAGGAACCGTTGAAGATATTAACGAGCGCAAACAAGCAGAAGCCGCCCTACAAAGGGCAATGGAACAGTTAGAAATTCGGGTAGAAGAACGCACTGCCGCCCTCCGAGAAGCCAATCATCAATTAGTTCGAGAAGTTGCCGAAAGAACCAGGATTGAAAATGCCTTACGAGAGTCGGAAGCTGAATTGAGAGCTTTATTTGCTGCGATGACAGATGTAATTACAGTGTTTGATTCAGAAGGAAGATATAAAAAGATTGTCACCACAAATTCAGAGGTTTTATATAGTCCCACGGAAGAACTACTTGGGAAAACTGTGTTTGAAGTTTTTCCAGCTAGTCATGCCACTTTATTTTATAATCAAATTCAAGAAGTATTAAACACAAAGCAAACTTTAAATATTGAATATAGTTTAGTTTCTGCTGAATATAAACCCGGACATCCTGGAACTAATTCATCCCCTTTAAATCCTGGAGATGAAGTTTGGTTTGCAGCAATGGTGTCTCCCATGCCGGATAATTGTGTGATTTGGGTGGCAAGAAATACAACGGAAAGACGTCGGGTTTTAGAAGCATTACAAGCCGAACGGGAAAAATCAGAACGGTTATTATTAAATATTCTCCCTCCTTCCATTGCCGAACAATTAAAACAGAATCAGCATTCTATTGCCGAGCGCTTTGAACAAGCTACGATTATGTTTGCAGATATTGTTGATTTTACCGGATTTTCTGCTCGCATTTCTCCCTCAGAATTAGTCAATTTCCTGAATCAAGTTTTCTCCGCTTTTGATGAATTAGCCGAAAAACATCATTTAGAAAAAATTAAAACCATTGGAGATTCCTACATGGTGGCGGGCGGTTTACCCACTCCTCGCCATGACCACGTGGAAGCGATGGCAGAAATGGCTTTAGATATGCAGGCAGAAATTCGCCGATTTCAAGGACAAATGGGTCAATCTTGTAATTTAAGAATTGGAATTAATACCGGGCCAGTGGTGGCGGGTGTAATTGGCACGAAAAAATTTATCTATGATTTATGGGGAGACGCCGTTAATATTGCTTCTCGGATGGAATCCCAAGGAGAAGTGGGTAAAATCCAAGTTACAGCCACTACTAAAAACCTTTTAAATGGTAAATATGACTTTGAAGAACGGGGTTTAATTGATGTTAAAGGTCGAGGAGAAATGCTCACCTATTGGTTAACTAAACGCCGATTGGTATAA